The proteins below come from a single Streptomyces sp. M92 genomic window:
- a CDS encoding hydroxyacid dehydrogenase codes for MTTHSPGPGFRPRAAVAMSRDAASAVLDPQSLAAFRRVCDLAPFPVLDDLSTPRAASVLADVDLLVTGWGCPRLDEDVLRAAPRLRAVVHTAGSVRGHVTEACWERGIEVSSAAAANALPVAEYTLSMILLTGKRVLERARDYRVSRERGNWLRTPRGVGNYRRTVGILSASLIGRRVVELLRPHDVDVLLHDPYVSDADAAGLGVELVALPELFARCDTVSVHTPLLPTTRGLVGRSLIDAMRPDAVLINTSRGAVVDQDALTDAVLAGRVRAVLDVTDPEVLPPDHPLWECDNALITPHLAGSEGNEWRRLADLALAETTHWASGAGFLHPVRRERLAFLA; via the coding sequence GTGACAACGCACTCCCCCGGTCCCGGATTCCGGCCCCGTGCCGCCGTGGCCATGTCCCGGGACGCCGCCTCGGCCGTCCTCGACCCGCAGTCCCTCGCCGCCTTCCGCCGGGTCTGCGACCTCGCGCCGTTCCCGGTCCTCGACGACCTGTCCACGCCGCGGGCCGCCTCCGTGCTGGCCGACGTGGACCTGCTGGTCACCGGCTGGGGCTGCCCGCGGCTGGACGAGGACGTGCTGCGGGCCGCGCCCCGGCTGCGGGCCGTGGTGCACACGGCGGGCAGCGTCCGCGGACACGTCACCGAGGCGTGCTGGGAGCGGGGGATCGAGGTCTCCTCGGCCGCCGCCGCCAACGCGCTGCCGGTGGCGGAGTACACGCTCTCCATGATCCTGCTCACCGGCAAGCGGGTGCTGGAGCGGGCCCGCGACTACCGGGTGTCCCGGGAGCGCGGCAACTGGCTGCGCACCCCGCGCGGCGTCGGCAACTACCGGCGCACGGTCGGCATCCTGTCGGCGTCGCTGATCGGCCGCCGCGTCGTCGAGCTGCTGCGCCCGCACGACGTGGACGTCCTCCTGCACGACCCGTACGTGAGCGACGCGGACGCCGCCGGACTCGGCGTCGAACTCGTCGCGCTGCCGGAGCTGTTCGCGCGCTGCGACACCGTCAGCGTGCACACACCGCTGCTGCCGACCACCCGGGGCCTGGTCGGCCGGTCCCTGATCGACGCGATGCGGCCCGACGCGGTGCTCATCAACACCTCGCGGGGCGCGGTCGTCGACCAGGACGCGCTCACCGACGCCGTCCTGGCGGGCCGTGTCCGGGCGGTGCTGGACGTCACCGACCCCGAGGTACTGCCGCCGGACCATCCGCTGTGGGAGTGCGACAACGCGCTGATCACCCCGCACCTCGCCGGCTCAGAGGGCAACGAGTGGCGCCGCCTGGCCGACCTCGCCCTCGCCGAGACCACCCACTGGGCGTCGGGGGCCGGCTTCCTCCATCCCGTACGACGCGAAAGGCTGGCGTTCCTGGCATGA
- a CDS encoding TetR/AcrR family transcriptional regulator — protein MTPNRHNDSDRSPDRPNAADNDTVLDAVRDCVLAVGVRRTTMTDVARRAGVSRMTLYRRWPDVRTLVGDLMTREWIAVATGAIPDARPGLDTRPRIVEGLVTGVEAFRAHPLFRKIVDVDPELLLPYVLDRRGASQEALLELLAGGLAEGHADGSVRPAHTGRQARSVLLVVQSFALSLRTMTNEDDAELTPGAFLGELRTILERTLAP, from the coding sequence ATGACGCCCAACCGTCACAACGACTCGGACCGCAGCCCGGACCGGCCGAACGCCGCGGACAACGACACCGTGCTGGACGCCGTGCGCGACTGCGTGCTGGCCGTCGGGGTCCGCCGCACGACGATGACCGACGTGGCCCGCCGCGCCGGCGTCTCCCGGATGACGCTGTACCGGCGCTGGCCGGACGTGCGGACCCTGGTCGGCGATCTGATGACCCGCGAGTGGATCGCGGTGGCCACCGGCGCCATCCCCGATGCGCGGCCGGGCCTGGACACCCGCCCGCGCATCGTCGAGGGACTGGTCACCGGGGTGGAGGCGTTCCGCGCGCATCCGCTCTTCCGCAAGATCGTCGACGTCGATCCCGAGCTGCTGCTCCCCTACGTCCTCGACCGGCGCGGGGCGAGCCAGGAGGCACTGCTGGAACTGCTGGCCGGCGGACTGGCCGAGGGCCACGCCGACGGGTCGGTGCGCCCGGCCCACACCGGACGGCAGGCGCGGTCCGTCCTGCTGGTCGTCCAGTCCTTCGCCCTGTCGCTGCGCACCATGACCAACGAGGACGACGCCGAACTGACCCCCGGGGCCTTCCTCGGGGAACTGCGCACCATCCTGGAGAGGACCCTCGCCCCATGA
- a CDS encoding FAD-binding oxidoreductase: MDMLWNGWGDPARATPLPDTVTGMLRELLGVQPRDTVPVPLEGIGVPASPLDGAARRALEAAVGDRPDRVRTDAESRVRHTRGKSTPDLLRMRTGDTTDAPAAVVLPDSHDEVLAVLDACARHGLALVPFGGGTSVVGGLAPEGRSGRAGFVALDLRHMDRLLDLDEVSRTATLQPGLRAPEAEALLAERGYTLGHFPQSYEWATIGGFAATRSSGQASAGYGRFDEMVLGLTLATPEGTLVTGRAPRSAAGPDLRQLILGSEGAFGVITSVTVRIRPLPQVRRYEGWRFDSFDAGAAALRRLAQDGPRPTVLRLSDETETLIGLAQPDAIGALLDRQDAGCLAVVGFEGTEEDTAHRREGAAAVLRECGGTFAGDEPGERWARGRYSAPYLRDSLLDAGALAETLETATYWSRVPALYTAVRDALTATLTGAGTPPLVMCHISHVYENGASLYFTVVSAQGEDAVAHWTRAKHAANEAIGAAGGTITHHHGVGTDHRDWYVREAGPLGVAALGAVKRSLDPAGVLSPGVLLPGDGPGRPAHPHP; the protein is encoded by the coding sequence ATGGACATGCTGTGGAACGGCTGGGGAGACCCGGCCAGGGCGACACCGCTGCCCGACACGGTGACCGGGATGCTGCGCGAACTGCTCGGCGTGCAGCCCCGCGACACCGTCCCCGTCCCGCTGGAGGGGATCGGCGTACCGGCGTCGCCGCTGGACGGAGCCGCCCGCCGCGCCCTGGAGGCCGCCGTCGGCGACCGCCCGGACCGGGTGCGCACCGACGCCGAGTCCCGGGTCCGCCACACCCGCGGCAAGTCCACCCCCGACCTGCTGCGGATGCGGACCGGCGACACCACCGACGCCCCCGCCGCCGTCGTCCTCCCGGACAGCCACGACGAGGTGCTCGCCGTACTCGACGCCTGCGCCCGGCACGGCCTGGCCCTCGTCCCGTTCGGCGGCGGTACCTCCGTCGTCGGCGGCCTCGCACCCGAAGGCCGGTCCGGTCGCGCCGGCTTCGTCGCCCTGGACCTGCGGCACATGGACCGCCTGCTCGACCTCGACGAGGTCTCCCGCACTGCCACCCTGCAACCCGGCCTGCGCGCCCCCGAGGCCGAGGCGCTGCTCGCCGAACGGGGCTACACCCTCGGCCACTTCCCCCAGTCCTACGAGTGGGCCACCATCGGCGGCTTCGCCGCGACCCGCTCCAGCGGACAGGCCTCCGCCGGATACGGACGCTTCGACGAGATGGTCCTCGGCCTCACCCTCGCCACCCCCGAGGGCACCCTCGTCACCGGCCGCGCCCCGCGCTCGGCCGCCGGGCCCGACCTGCGCCAGCTGATCCTGGGCTCCGAGGGTGCCTTCGGCGTCATCACCTCGGTCACCGTCCGCATACGCCCCCTGCCGCAGGTCCGCCGCTACGAGGGCTGGCGGTTCGACTCCTTCGACGCGGGCGCCGCCGCCCTGCGCCGCCTCGCCCAGGACGGCCCGCGCCCCACGGTGCTGCGGCTGTCCGACGAGACCGAGACCCTGATCGGCCTCGCCCAGCCCGACGCCATCGGAGCCCTTCTCGACCGGCAGGACGCCGGCTGCCTCGCCGTCGTCGGCTTCGAGGGCACCGAGGAGGACACCGCGCACCGCCGCGAGGGCGCCGCCGCCGTCCTGCGCGAGTGCGGCGGCACCTTCGCCGGGGACGAGCCGGGGGAGCGCTGGGCCCGCGGCCGCTACTCGGCGCCGTACCTGCGCGACTCGCTGCTCGACGCCGGGGCGCTCGCCGAGACCCTGGAGACCGCGACCTACTGGTCCCGCGTCCCCGCGCTGTACACCGCCGTGCGCGACGCGCTCACCGCCACCCTCACCGGGGCCGGCACCCCGCCGCTGGTCATGTGCCACATCTCGCACGTCTACGAGAACGGCGCCTCCCTGTACTTCACCGTCGTCTCCGCCCAGGGCGAGGACGCCGTGGCGCACTGGACTCGGGCCAAGCACGCCGCCAACGAGGCGATCGGCGCCGCGGGCGGCACCATCACCCACCACCACGGCGTCGGCACCGACCACCGCGACTGGTACGTCCGGGAGGCGGGACCGCTCGGTGTGGCGGCCCTGGGCGCCGTCAAGCGGAGCCTGGACCCGGCGGGAGTGCTCAGCCCCGGCGTCCTGCTGCCCGGGGACGGTCCCGGCCGCCCGGCCCACCCCCACCCGTGA
- a CDS encoding YegS/Rv2252/BmrU family lipid kinase: MRQFTAVVNPTAGGATSAAALLGVARLLREAGAGLETEYSRSLGHAREIARRAGERGRVVLAVGGDGMAGGIGGALSGTGATLGLVPAGRGNDFARALGLPTEPAALAEVLLRGEPRPVDTIELTSAAHDRTVVLGSVYAGVDALANRHANETRLLRGAASYYAGALRAVTGWRATRYRVTVDGEEHAFTGYTTVAANSGYYGFNRRIAPSARVDDGLLDVVMIHHAPRLLFFALMRELESGGHVRRPQVRVLRGREVRIEADRAVPYGADGEVEALVPVTARVLPGALRVLC; this comes from the coding sequence ATGCGACAGTTCACCGCCGTCGTCAACCCCACCGCGGGCGGCGCCACTTCGGCCGCCGCGCTGCTCGGGGTGGCCCGGCTGCTGCGGGAGGCGGGCGCCGGGCTGGAGACGGAGTACAGCCGCAGCCTCGGCCACGCCCGGGAGATCGCCCGGCGGGCCGGGGAGCGCGGCCGGGTGGTGCTCGCCGTCGGCGGCGACGGCATGGCCGGCGGGATAGGCGGCGCCCTCAGCGGCACAGGGGCGACGCTGGGACTCGTCCCGGCCGGACGCGGCAACGACTTCGCGCGCGCCCTGGGCCTGCCCACCGAGCCCGCCGCCCTCGCCGAGGTGCTGCTGCGGGGCGAGCCGCGCCCCGTCGACACCATCGAGCTCACCTCCGCCGCCCACGACCGCACCGTCGTGCTCGGCAGCGTCTACGCCGGTGTCGACGCGCTCGCCAACCGCCACGCCAACGAGACCCGTCTGCTGCGCGGCGCCGCCTCCTACTACGCGGGCGCCCTGCGCGCCGTCACGGGCTGGCGCGCCACCCGCTACCGCGTCACCGTCGACGGCGAGGAGCACGCCTTCACGGGCTACACCACGGTGGCCGCCAACTCCGGGTACTACGGCTTCAACCGCCGCATCGCGCCGTCCGCCCGGGTCGACGACGGCCTGCTGGACGTCGTGATGATCCACCACGCGCCCCGGCTGCTGTTCTTCGCCCTGATGAGGGAACTCGAGTCGGGCGGTCACGTCCGCCGTCCCCAGGTCCGCGTCCTGCGCGGCCGGGAGGTCCGCATCGAGGCGGACCGGGCCGTACCGTACGGCGCCGACGGCGAGGTCGAGGCCCTCGTCCCGGTCACGGCCAGGGTACTGCCCGGCGCGCTGCGCGTCCTGTGCTGA
- a CDS encoding carbohydrate ABC transporter permease has translation MTTTTRTRVPAGASPAGAPAPSASGPSARRAAKRRQLTAAGVLMTPFFALLVTVFLIPVGTAVYLSFFSDDQPGLGFGPERRIFVGLRSYAAVLTDPTFLGGLGTVALYCLIYIPLMVVGALALALLLDSGVVRLRAFAQLGLFLPHAVPGIIAALIWLYLYTPGISPVIELLAQGDITIDFLGVHTVIPSIVNIALWSNLGYNMVVFYAALQAVPREVIEASVVDGAGPVRTALQVKTPLVRASIVMVSIFTLIWALQLFTEPMLLSQSSPMISSRFSPSMYIYDAAFTRNNYSLAAAASVVLLVCTIALSYGVTRFTSRADVTEEAR, from the coding sequence ATGACCACGACCACCCGCACCCGGGTGCCGGCCGGCGCCTCCCCCGCCGGTGCCCCGGCGCCCTCCGCGTCCGGACCGAGCGCCCGCAGAGCGGCCAAGCGCCGGCAACTGACCGCCGCCGGCGTCCTGATGACGCCGTTCTTCGCCCTGCTGGTCACCGTCTTCCTGATCCCCGTCGGCACGGCCGTCTATCTGAGCTTCTTCAGCGACGACCAGCCCGGCCTGGGCTTCGGCCCCGAACGCCGGATCTTCGTGGGGCTGCGCTCCTACGCGGCCGTGCTCACCGACCCGACCTTCCTCGGCGGGCTCGGCACGGTCGCCCTGTACTGCCTCATCTACATCCCGCTCATGGTCGTCGGCGCGCTCGCCCTCGCCCTGCTGCTGGACTCCGGCGTGGTCCGGCTGCGCGCCTTCGCCCAGCTCGGCCTGTTCCTGCCGCACGCCGTGCCCGGCATCATCGCGGCGCTGATCTGGCTGTACCTGTACACACCCGGCATCAGCCCGGTGATCGAGCTGCTCGCCCAGGGCGACATCACCATCGACTTCCTCGGCGTCCACACGGTGATCCCGTCCATCGTGAACATCGCGCTGTGGAGCAACCTCGGCTACAACATGGTGGTCTTCTACGCCGCGTTGCAGGCCGTGCCGCGCGAGGTGATCGAAGCGTCCGTGGTGGACGGCGCGGGGCCGGTGCGCACCGCGCTCCAGGTGAAGACGCCGCTGGTGCGCGCCTCGATCGTGATGGTCTCGATCTTCACGCTGATCTGGGCGCTCCAGCTCTTCACCGAGCCGATGCTGCTCAGCCAGTCCTCCCCGATGATCAGCTCCCGGTTCTCGCCCAGCATGTACATCTACGACGCGGCCTTCACCCGCAACAACTACAGTCTCGCCGCGGCCGCCTCGGTGGTCCTGCTCGTCTGCACCATCGCCCTGTCCTACGGCGTCACCCGCTTCACCAGCCGCGCCGACGTCACGGAGGAGGCCCGATGA
- a CDS encoding DUF2264 domain-containing protein, giving the protein MSIPFELPTEDRAPSPYTGYTRAHWEAVADGLLWAAWRWSTPGRALLDLPGRPSRSGVRSDGLEGFARTFLAAAFRVAGAGGDDPHGWLDRYASGLDSGTRTPGREDTESWPLILDHDVQGQPMVESASVALGLRLTAPWLWKNLDAGVRDRVEEWLRGALRHVPAPNNWYLFPYTVAGFLESVGRGDRETAAARQRALELMEGWYQGDGWYADGDGRAFDHYNSWALHLYPVLDAHLAGDTGPVAARYGERLRTHLDGYALMFGGDGAPLHFGRSLAYRFAASAAVGLGAVTGHTPLSPGASRRLVSGNLRYFLERGALTDDGLLSLGWHGPHEATLQPYSGPASPYWASKAFVSLLAPAGHPLWTATEEPAPVEEADRVLALPAPGLLVQATRADGIVRLHNHGSDHVRPHEGEVAAEDDPHYGRQAYSTRTGPTAVTNAADNHLSVQVNGRGSVRRRVHPLGAGQGEGWGWAASWHRPVFAGGPPMVPGLRVESVTVGKGPYELRVHRVTGAPSGARLTHTGWATGPEEPLVSALHGLHGWSPEPEAVRAPQGTAYTQWVELPRLSGEAGGTTLHVCLAALTGEPGPGPLADAVTEVVPGEREVEVVWADGGGRTRVSFEPVRVTHTAD; this is encoded by the coding sequence ATGAGCATCCCGTTCGAACTGCCCACCGAGGACCGTGCGCCGAGCCCGTACACCGGGTACACCCGGGCCCACTGGGAAGCCGTCGCGGACGGGCTGCTGTGGGCCGCGTGGCGCTGGAGCACCCCCGGCCGCGCCCTGCTGGACCTGCCGGGGCGCCCGTCGCGCTCGGGCGTGCGCTCCGACGGACTGGAGGGTTTCGCGCGGACGTTCCTCGCGGCGGCCTTCCGGGTCGCCGGCGCCGGCGGCGACGACCCGCACGGCTGGCTGGACCGCTACGCGAGCGGCCTCGACTCGGGCACCCGCACACCCGGCCGCGAGGACACCGAGTCCTGGCCGCTGATCCTCGACCACGACGTGCAGGGTCAGCCGATGGTCGAGTCGGCGTCGGTCGCGCTCGGGCTGCGGCTGACCGCGCCCTGGCTGTGGAAGAACCTGGACGCCGGGGTGCGGGACCGGGTGGAGGAGTGGCTGCGCGGGGCGCTCAGGCACGTGCCGGCGCCGAACAACTGGTACCTGTTCCCGTACACGGTGGCCGGGTTCCTGGAGTCGGTCGGCCGCGGGGACCGGGAGACGGCGGCGGCCCGGCAGCGGGCGCTGGAGCTGATGGAGGGCTGGTACCAGGGCGACGGCTGGTACGCCGACGGCGACGGACGCGCCTTCGACCACTACAACAGCTGGGCGCTGCACCTGTACCCGGTGCTCGACGCCCACCTGGCCGGCGACACCGGGCCGGTAGCCGCCCGCTACGGGGAACGGCTGCGCACGCACCTCGACGGCTACGCGCTGATGTTCGGCGGGGACGGGGCGCCGCTGCACTTCGGCCGTTCGCTCGCCTACCGCTTCGCGGCCTCCGCGGCCGTGGGGCTGGGCGCGGTCACCGGGCACACGCCGCTGTCGCCGGGCGCCTCGCGGCGGCTGGTGAGCGGCAACCTGCGGTACTTCCTGGAGCGCGGCGCGCTGACCGACGACGGGCTGCTGAGCCTCGGCTGGCACGGCCCCCACGAGGCCACCCTCCAGCCGTACTCGGGGCCGGCCTCCCCGTACTGGGCGTCGAAGGCGTTCGTGTCGCTCCTGGCCCCCGCCGGCCACCCGCTGTGGACCGCCACCGAGGAGCCGGCCCCGGTGGAGGAGGCGGACCGCGTGCTCGCCCTGCCGGCACCCGGGCTGCTGGTCCAGGCGACGCGCGCCGACGGGATCGTACGGCTGCACAACCACGGCAGCGACCACGTCCGGCCGCACGAGGGAGAGGTGGCCGCCGAGGACGACCCGCACTACGGCCGGCAGGCGTACTCGACCCGGACCGGCCCCACCGCCGTCACGAACGCCGCGGACAACCACCTCTCGGTCCAGGTGAACGGCCGCGGCAGTGTGCGGCGCCGCGTCCACCCGCTCGGCGCGGGGCAGGGCGAGGGCTGGGGCTGGGCGGCGTCCTGGCACCGGCCGGTGTTCGCCGGCGGCCCCCCGATGGTGCCGGGGCTGCGGGTGGAGAGCGTGACCGTGGGCAAGGGGCCGTACGAGCTGCGGGTGCACCGGGTGACCGGAGCGCCGTCCGGCGCGCGCCTGACGCACACCGGGTGGGCCACCGGTCCCGAGGAACCCCTGGTCTCGGCGCTGCACGGACTGCACGGCTGGAGCCCCGAGCCCGAGGCCGTCCGCGCCCCGCAGGGCACCGCGTACACGCAGTGGGTCGAGCTGCCCCGGCTGTCCGGCGAGGCGGGCGGCACCACCCTGCACGTCTGCCTGGCCGCGCTCACCGGCGAACCGGGGCCCGGCCCGCTGGCGGACGCCGTCACGGAGGTCGTGCCCGGCGAGCGGGAGGTCGAGGTGGTCTGGGCGGACGGCGGCGGCCGCACCCGCGTCTCGTTCGAGCCGGTGCGGGTGACGCACACGGCGGACTGA
- a CDS encoding catalase has product MSEANPLKRVAHKVTESLQGDGGGPADGVPGKPGPESPPVAEPTEPREPLPPKPDQSGPDTVSPTGQPTGADQARVAQSGAYLTNAQGTRLYDTDHSLKAGPRGPVLLQDHHLREKVMHFDHERIPERVVHARGAGAHGVFQSYGTAASVTKAAFLADDVETPVFTRFSTVVGSRGSSDTVRDTRGFATKFYTSEGVFDLVGNNIPVFFIQDAIKFPDVVHAAKPHPDREIPQAQSAHDTFWDFVSLHTEATHHTIFFMGDRGIPRSYRMMEGFGVHTFRLVNAAGETTLVKFHWKPKLGVHSLVWDEAQLINGVDPDFHRRDLADAIEAGAYPQWELGIQTFPDNPEQTFEGIDLLDPTNIVPEELAPVQPVGLLTLNRNPSNFFAETEQVAFHVGHLVPGIDVTDDPLLAGRLFSYLDTQITRLGGPNFPQLPINRPQAPVNDMLRDGMHQTAVHRGVAPYRPNSLDGGCPFTAGAAEGAYIEAPVRVPEATKVREAPESFADHFSQPRRFWLSMSPVEREHIIGAYTFELGKCYEQAIRERTLQVLANIDPELCAGVAEGLGLPAPQPTVPLADVEPSPALSQVGRTWPTDGRVVGIVTGGGDLEGVNAVRHAVLNAGMVPLVVAPNGGTLGSGDAAVTVQRSYVTARSVEFDAVLLAGAPDMGGDAYTPRDYKSGPAPARPATTDPRVSLLVSEAFRHGKAIGVWAGGEVALEASGVPVDAPGVIVADSGTAALEQVTELLGSHRVWERFTTPRG; this is encoded by the coding sequence ATGAGCGAGGCCAACCCCCTCAAGCGGGTAGCCCACAAGGTCACCGAGAGCCTGCAGGGCGACGGTGGCGGTCCGGCGGACGGCGTCCCCGGCAAGCCCGGGCCCGAGTCGCCGCCCGTCGCCGAACCCACCGAGCCCCGGGAGCCGCTGCCCCCGAAGCCGGACCAGAGCGGCCCGGACACCGTCTCGCCCACCGGCCAGCCCACGGGCGCCGACCAGGCCCGCGTCGCGCAGTCCGGCGCCTACCTGACGAACGCCCAGGGCACGCGGCTGTACGACACCGACCACTCGCTGAAGGCGGGGCCGCGCGGCCCCGTGCTGCTGCAGGACCACCACCTGCGCGAGAAGGTCATGCACTTCGACCACGAGCGCATCCCGGAGCGCGTGGTGCACGCGCGCGGCGCGGGCGCGCACGGCGTCTTCCAGAGCTACGGCACGGCGGCCTCCGTGACGAAGGCGGCGTTCCTCGCCGACGACGTGGAGACGCCGGTGTTCACGCGGTTCTCGACCGTGGTCGGCTCCCGGGGGTCGTCGGACACCGTGCGGGACACCCGCGGGTTCGCGACGAAGTTCTACACCAGCGAGGGCGTCTTCGACCTGGTCGGCAACAACATCCCGGTTTTCTTCATCCAGGACGCGATCAAGTTCCCGGACGTGGTGCACGCCGCGAAGCCGCACCCCGACCGGGAGATCCCGCAGGCACAGAGCGCGCACGACACCTTCTGGGACTTCGTCTCGCTGCACACCGAGGCGACCCACCACACCATCTTCTTCATGGGCGACCGCGGCATCCCGCGCTCCTACCGGATGATGGAGGGCTTCGGCGTCCACACCTTCCGGCTGGTCAACGCCGCGGGCGAGACGACGCTGGTGAAGTTCCACTGGAAGCCGAAGCTGGGCGTGCACTCCCTGGTGTGGGACGAGGCGCAGCTCATCAACGGCGTCGACCCGGACTTCCACCGCCGGGACCTGGCGGACGCGATCGAGGCGGGCGCGTACCCGCAGTGGGAGCTGGGCATCCAGACCTTCCCCGACAACCCGGAGCAGACCTTCGAGGGCATCGACCTGCTGGACCCGACCAACATCGTGCCCGAGGAGCTGGCGCCGGTGCAGCCGGTGGGGCTGCTGACGCTGAACCGCAACCCGTCCAACTTCTTCGCGGAGACGGAGCAGGTCGCCTTCCACGTGGGCCACCTGGTGCCGGGCATCGACGTCACCGACGACCCGCTGCTCGCGGGGCGGCTGTTCTCGTACCTGGACACGCAGATCACCCGGCTGGGCGGCCCCAACTTCCCGCAGCTGCCGATCAACCGGCCGCAGGCGCCGGTCAACGACATGCTGCGCGACGGCATGCACCAGACGGCGGTGCACCGGGGGGTGGCGCCCTACCGGCCCAACTCCCTGGACGGCGGCTGCCCGTTCACGGCCGGCGCGGCCGAGGGCGCGTACATCGAGGCGCCGGTGCGGGTCCCGGAGGCGACCAAGGTGCGCGAGGCGCCGGAGTCGTTCGCGGACCACTTCAGCCAGCCCCGGCGCTTCTGGCTGAGCATGAGCCCGGTGGAGCGCGAGCACATCATCGGTGCCTACACCTTCGAGCTGGGCAAGTGCTACGAGCAGGCGATCCGGGAGCGGACGCTCCAGGTGCTGGCCAACATCGACCCGGAGCTGTGCGCGGGCGTCGCCGAGGGCCTCGGCCTGCCCGCGCCGCAGCCGACCGTGCCGCTGGCCGACGTCGAGCCGAGCCCGGCGCTGTCGCAGGTCGGGCGGACCTGGCCCACCGACGGCCGGGTCGTCGGCATCGTCACGGGCGGGGGCGACCTGGAGGGCGTGAACGCCGTGCGGCATGCGGTGCTGAACGCGGGGATGGTGCCGCTGGTGGTGGCGCCGAACGGCGGCACCCTCGGCTCGGGCGACGCCGCGGTGACCGTCCAGCGCAGCTACGTCACCGCGCGCTCCGTCGAGTTCGACGCCGTACTGCTGGCGGGGGCGCCGGACATGGGCGGCGACGCGTACACCCCGCGCGACTACAAGTCCGGGCCGGCGCCCGCACGGCCGGCGACGACCGACCCGCGGGTGAGCCTGCTGGTGTCGGAGGCGTTCCGGCACGGCAAGGCGATCGGCGTCTGGGCGGGCGGCGAGGTCGCGCTGGAGGCGTCGGGGGTTCCGGTCGACGCGCCCGGTGTGATCGTCGCCGACTCCGGCACGGCGGCCCTGGAACAGGTCACCGAACTGCTGGGCTCGCACCGCGTCTGGGAACGGTTCACCACCCCCCGGGGCTGA
- a CDS encoding carbohydrate ABC transporter permease, producing MSATDSSLLRPGLLGRATVNAVVAISVLYTLLPVLWLVLAATKTRDALFSSDLLSLSDFSFLQNMRDLFAMDGGLYGRWYVNSLLYAVVGAAVGALISVACGYAFDKYSFRHKEKLFGLVLAAVMVPQTVLALPLYLMASETGLVNTFWAVFIPVLFNPFGVYLGRIFARGYVPDEVLEAARVDGAGELTTYARVALRMLGPGLITVFLFQLTAIWNNFFLPMVMLSDQDLYPVSLGLYQWNSAASVSPEYYPVVIMGSLLAVLPLILAFVLLQRFWRSGLTAGAVK from the coding sequence ATGAGCGCCACCGACAGCTCCCTGCTCCGCCCGGGACTGCTGGGCCGCGCGACGGTCAACGCGGTCGTGGCGATCTCCGTCCTCTACACGCTGCTGCCGGTGCTGTGGCTGGTGCTCGCCGCCACCAAGACCCGGGACGCGCTCTTCAGCAGCGACCTGCTGTCCCTGAGCGACTTCTCCTTCCTCCAGAACATGCGGGACCTGTTCGCCATGGACGGCGGGCTGTACGGCCGCTGGTACGTCAACAGCCTGCTGTACGCGGTGGTGGGCGCGGCCGTCGGCGCGCTGATCAGCGTGGCCTGCGGCTACGCCTTCGACAAGTACAGCTTCCGGCACAAGGAGAAGCTGTTCGGTCTGGTGCTGGCGGCGGTCATGGTGCCGCAGACGGTGCTCGCGCTGCCGCTGTACCTGATGGCGTCCGAGACCGGCCTGGTCAACACCTTCTGGGCGGTGTTCATCCCGGTGCTGTTCAACCCGTTCGGCGTCTACCTCGGCCGCATCTTCGCGCGGGGCTACGTGCCCGACGAGGTGCTGGAGGCGGCGCGCGTGGACGGGGCGGGCGAGCTGACCACGTACGCCCGGGTGGCGCTCAGGATGCTCGGGCCCGGTCTGATCACCGTCTTCCTCTTCCAGCTGACCGCGATCTGGAACAACTTCTTCCTGCCCATGGTGATGCTGTCCGACCAGGACCTGTATCCCGTCAGTCTCGGCCTGTACCAGTGGAACAGCGCGGCGTCCGTGTCGCCGGAGTACTACCCCGTGGTGATCATGGGCTCACTGCTCGCCGTACTGCCGCTCATCCTCGCCTTCGTCCTGCTCCAGCGCTTCTGGCGGAGCGGGCTGACCGCCGGAGCCGTCAAGTGA